Proteins encoded in a region of the Veillonella parvula genome:
- a CDS encoding DASS family sodium-coupled anion symporter — translation MNTFTRAALTVLVGLVIWFLPHTEAIKPEGWHLLAIFTATIVGFILRPWPTGIMALFGIVVAVATNSITMVQALGGYAEANVWLIVAAVFFSRGIINSGLGKRIAYTLIRSFGTSSLKLAYALACTDLIISPATPSNTARGGGIVFPIVQNISLAFDSEPYGNTARRIGAYLMTTAHTINTITVTIFLTACSGNLLITSLGAKLFGYDISWWEWFQAGVIPGVICMILMPWFIYKIYPPEIKETPEAAAMAQKELDALGPITKAEISVAIIFVLCILLWATAIWTKLHPTVVAMMGVLACVVTGSLTWEDILGERTGWDILIWMGTLVGMAGLLGKLGVVAVFADFVSQHLAGFDWFWASFIISATFVYSQYFFASGTARITALFSAFAAILVAMGAPIPFTILLFGLMNSPGCTLTHYSSGVTPIFFGAGYVPQGTWWRVGLAISVVSFLIHFWGGTFGMWLFGIL, via the coding sequence ATGAATACTTTTACACGAGCGGCCCTTACCGTTTTAGTGGGCCTCGTCATTTGGTTTTTACCTCATACAGAGGCAATCAAGCCGGAAGGTTGGCATTTATTAGCTATCTTTACGGCTACTATTGTGGGCTTTATATTGCGACCTTGGCCAACGGGCATTATGGCGCTTTTTGGTATTGTTGTAGCCGTAGCCACTAACTCCATCACTATGGTACAGGCACTAGGTGGCTATGCAGAAGCGAATGTGTGGCTTATCGTAGCAGCCGTATTCTTTTCTCGCGGTATTATTAATTCTGGCCTTGGCAAGCGCATTGCGTACACCTTGATTCGCTCCTTTGGCACAAGCTCATTAAAGCTTGCCTATGCTTTGGCTTGTACAGATTTGATTATTTCTCCAGCTACACCATCTAATACGGCGCGTGGTGGTGGTATCGTATTCCCCATCGTACAAAATATTTCCTTAGCATTTGACTCTGAACCATATGGTAATACGGCTCGCCGCATTGGGGCGTACTTGATGACGACGGCACATACTATTAACACCATTACAGTAACGATCTTCTTGACTGCATGTAGTGGTAACTTGCTTATTACGTCCTTAGGTGCTAAACTGTTTGGCTATGATATATCTTGGTGGGAATGGTTCCAAGCCGGTGTGATTCCTGGTGTGATTTGTATGATTTTGATGCCTTGGTTTATCTATAAAATCTATCCACCAGAAATCAAGGAAACACCAGAGGCTGCAGCAATGGCTCAAAAAGAACTAGATGCTCTTGGACCTATTACGAAGGCTGAAATTTCTGTTGCCATTATTTTTGTTCTTTGCATCTTGCTTTGGGCTACAGCGATTTGGACTAAGCTTCATCCTACAGTTGTTGCGATGATGGGGGTTCTGGCGTGTGTTGTAACAGGCTCTCTTACGTGGGAGGATATTTTGGGTGAACGAACCGGTTGGGATATCCTCATCTGGATGGGCACGCTTGTGGGCATGGCTGGGTTGCTTGGTAAACTCGGTGTAGTAGCTGTCTTTGCAGATTTTGTAAGTCAACATTTAGCTGGCTTTGACTGGTTCTGGGCGTCCTTTATCATTTCCGCTACCTTTGTGTACTCTCAGTATTTCTTTGCCAGTGGTACGGCGCGTATTACGGCTCTGTTCTCCGCCTTTGCAGCCATTTTAGTGGCGATGGGGGCTCCTATTCCGTTTACGATATTGCTCTTTGGTTTGATGAACAGTCCTGGCTGTACATTGACTCACTATAGTTCGGGTGTAACACCGATCTTCTTTGGTGCTGGCTATGTGCCACAAGGTACGTGGTGGCGCGTAGGCCTTGCTATCTCTGTGGTGAGCTTCCTCATTCATTTCTGGGGCGGCACCTTTGGCATGTGGCTCTTTGGTATTTTATAA
- a CDS encoding cupin domain-containing protein → MIRKFDAKNFKWDGIETLVYKQDGSPFKDVTRQVLYDGAYDIPCQFRYFECLPGGYSTLEYHEHTHMVMIFRGKGQLLLGDEIHDVKSGDFIEIPGNTIHQFRANKGDYIGFLCLVNQDRDKVKLLSPEEMDALRANPKIKEFLESC, encoded by the coding sequence ATGATACGTAAGTTTGATGCTAAAAATTTTAAGTGGGATGGTATCGAAACCTTGGTGTATAAGCAAGATGGTAGTCCTTTTAAAGATGTAACACGTCAAGTATTATACGATGGGGCTTATGATATTCCATGTCAATTCCGCTATTTTGAATGCTTGCCTGGGGGCTATTCCACCTTAGAATATCATGAGCATACTCATATGGTTATGATTTTCCGTGGTAAGGGGCAATTGTTATTAGGCGATGAGATTCATGATGTAAAATCTGGCGACTTTATCGAAATTCCCGGTAACACAATCCATCAATTCCGAGCTAATAAAGGGGATTATATTGGATTCCTTTGTTTAGTTAATCAAGATCGAGATAAGGTAAAATTATTATCCCCTGAAGAAATGGATGCGTTAAGAGCAAATCCTAAGATCAAAGAATTTTTGGAAAGTTGTTAA
- a CDS encoding heavy-metal-associated domain-containing protein, producing the protein MCKDCGCGEDNGVVTKVFTVPGMMCNNCKETVEGASLGLPGVLSAEVDLPEKTATVSFDPTKASVEVITKAIERTGFEVAGVADGVQKHSHGLLGTLKRLFK; encoded by the coding sequence ATGTGCAAAGATTGTGGTTGTGGCGAAGATAATGGCGTTGTAACAAAGGTATTTACTGTACCGGGGATGATGTGCAACAACTGTAAAGAAACAGTTGAAGGTGCATCTCTAGGTTTGCCTGGTGTATTAAGTGCAGAAGTAGATTTGCCAGAAAAGACTGCTACTGTTTCTTTTGATCCAACAAAAGCATCTGTAGAAGTTATTACAAAAGCCATTGAACGAACTGGCTTTGAAGTGGCAGGCGTTGCAGACGGTGTACAAAAACATAGTCATGGATTACTAGGCACTTTGAAACGTCTCTTCAAATAA
- a CDS encoding twin-arginine translocase TatA/TatE family subunit, with protein sequence MGSIGTPELIVILVIALVIFGPGKLPEVGKAIGKGINEFKDAISGPKKAVDETKEAVKKATTIDVTAGAKNDDKHKEAND encoded by the coding sequence ATGGGGTCTATAGGAACACCTGAATTAATAGTTATATTAGTGATTGCTCTAGTTATCTTCGGACCTGGTAAATTGCCTGAAGTCGGTAAAGCTATTGGTAAAGGCATCAATGAGTTTAAAGATGCTATTTCGGGGCCTAAAAAGGCTGTTGATGAAACGAAAGAAGCCGTTAAGAAAGCGACTACTATCGATGTGACAGCAGGGGCTAAGAACGACGATAAACATAAAGAAGCTAACGATTAA
- the pgl gene encoding 6-phosphogluconolactonase: MAQDTIKCYDSPSDVVQALAEDFIAFTNEEINRTETCVVGITGGTVINGLLELLNSPEYIERLNWERIFFVWTDERFLPQSHEDNYFNRVKPYLLCKAKGAAHFLPINTDSKTVIEAAAEYEKEVKNVLKACKKSGLDLALLDLGEDGHTAGLFAGSHALRVTDQEVVAVEDGKVWERISMTFSFLAKSDAIWFTVTGESKRTALTKVLYQREDYEDLPWEKRIGRVLPGAVLSQEAMTWYVDKAAYDDVH; this comes from the coding sequence ATGGCTCAAGATACAATTAAATGTTATGACAGCCCTAGCGATGTAGTTCAAGCATTGGCAGAGGATTTTATTGCTTTTACCAACGAGGAAATCAATCGCACTGAAACGTGTGTTGTTGGTATTACGGGCGGGACTGTTATTAATGGTTTATTAGAATTGCTTAATTCCCCAGAATATATTGAACGCCTAAATTGGGAACGCATATTCTTTGTGTGGACTGATGAGCGATTCTTGCCGCAATCTCATGAGGATAATTACTTCAATCGCGTGAAACCTTACTTGTTGTGTAAGGCGAAAGGGGCGGCTCATTTCTTGCCAATTAATACAGATTCTAAAACTGTAATAGAAGCGGCAGCGGAATACGAGAAAGAGGTTAAGAATGTTCTCAAGGCTTGTAAAAAAAGTGGACTAGATTTGGCATTGCTCGATCTTGGCGAAGATGGTCATACAGCCGGTCTATTTGCAGGTTCTCATGCATTGCGTGTCACAGATCAAGAGGTGGTAGCCGTTGAGGATGGAAAGGTATGGGAACGTATTTCTATGACCTTTTCGTTCTTAGCAAAATCCGATGCTATTTGGTTTACCGTAACTGGTGAAAGTAAGCGAACTGCTTTGACAAAGGTATTGTATCAACGCGAAGATTACGAGGATTTACCTTGGGAAAAACGCATTGGTCGTGTATTGCCTGGAGCGGTGCTTTCACAAGAAGCCATGACCTGGTATGTGGACAAGGCAGCCTATGATGATGTACACTAA
- a CDS encoding enoyl-CoA hydratase: protein MIYNTIQYVVDNGIGTLTFNRPTVANGFNIEMCKEILEVLDKAHNDESVRALLINAEGKVFSAGGDLTEMERAVNEGDTESLFEIVELVAEISMAMKKLPKPVIMSLQGAAAGAAFNMALAADFVVAANNVRFIQAFVNVGLAPDAGGLFLLTRSIGMNRAMHIVMTGEAVSAEKGKELGFVYKVCELEDLETATRRLVEKLAKGPAQSYRVMKEMMWNSFLAGWEEYKKFEVENQCKLGLSEDFKEGVRAFTERRRPKFGQQ from the coding sequence ATGATTTATAATACAATTCAGTACGTAGTGGACAACGGCATTGGTACGTTGACCTTTAATCGTCCGACGGTAGCCAATGGTTTTAATATCGAGATGTGCAAGGAGATTCTTGAGGTTTTAGATAAAGCTCATAATGATGAAAGTGTTCGTGCATTGCTTATCAATGCAGAGGGGAAGGTGTTCTCTGCGGGTGGCGATTTAACAGAGATGGAGCGCGCTGTAAACGAAGGGGATACTGAGTCTTTATTTGAAATCGTTGAGCTAGTAGCTGAGATTTCTATGGCTATGAAGAAGTTACCAAAACCTGTTATCATGAGCCTTCAAGGGGCTGCAGCAGGTGCTGCCTTCAATATGGCTTTGGCGGCAGATTTTGTTGTAGCTGCTAATAACGTACGCTTTATTCAAGCCTTTGTAAATGTTGGCCTTGCTCCTGATGCAGGCGGTTTATTCTTGTTGACGCGTTCTATTGGTATGAACCGTGCTATGCATATTGTCATGACCGGTGAAGCCGTATCTGCTGAAAAGGGTAAGGAACTTGGCTTTGTGTATAAGGTTTGTGAATTAGAAGATTTAGAGACTGCTACAAGACGCCTTGTTGAGAAGTTGGCAAAAGGGCCTGCACAATCTTACCGCGTTATGAAGGAAATGATGTGGAATAGCTTCTTAGCGGGTTGGGAAGAGTACAAGAAGTTTGAAGTAGAGAACCAATGTAAATTAGGTCTTTCAGAGGACTTCAAAGAAGGAGTCCGTGCGTTTACAGAGCGTCGCCGTCCTAAATTTGGTCAACAATAA
- the rpsI gene encoding 30S ribosomal protein S9, with amino-acid sequence MAVAQYYGTGRRKSSVARVRLVPGTGKITVNKRELNDYFGRQTLELIVKQPLNLTNTVEQYDVIATVAGGGPSGQAGAIRHGISRALLDVDGELRQSLKKAGFLTRDPRMKERKKYGLKKARKASQFSKR; translated from the coding sequence ATGGCAGTAGCACAATATTACGGCACTGGTCGTAGAAAATCTTCCGTTGCTAGAGTTCGTCTGGTACCGGGAACAGGTAAAATCACTGTTAACAAACGTGAACTTAATGATTATTTCGGTCGCCAAACTTTGGAATTGATCGTAAAACAACCTTTGAACTTGACTAACACAGTTGAACAATATGATGTTATCGCAACTGTAGCTGGTGGTGGTCCTTCCGGTCAAGCTGGTGCAATTCGTCACGGTATTTCCCGTGCGTTATTGGACGTAGATGGCGAACTTCGTCAATCTTTGAAAAAAGCTGGCTTCTTGACTCGTGACCCACGTATGAAAGAACGTAAAAAATACGGTCTTAAAAAAGCCCGCAAAGCAAGCCAATTCTCCAAACGTTAA
- the rplM gene encoding 50S ribosomal protein L13, whose product MKTTYMANPNTIERKWYVVDAEGKTLGRLAAEVAKVLRGKNKPTFTPHVDTGDHVIVVNAEKIRVTGKKLEQKEYFRHSGYPGGSRFTKLSMMLEKQPERVVEMAVRGMLPKNKLGAQQYRKLNVYAGPEHPHAAQKPEVLEISVR is encoded by the coding sequence ATGAAAACTACATATATGGCCAATCCGAACACAATCGAACGGAAATGGTATGTTGTTGACGCTGAAGGTAAAACTTTAGGACGCCTTGCTGCCGAAGTTGCAAAAGTTCTTCGGGGCAAAAATAAACCAACTTTCACACCACACGTAGACACTGGTGACCATGTGATCGTTGTAAACGCAGAAAAAATTCGCGTAACTGGTAAAAAATTGGAACAAAAGGAATACTTCCGTCACTCTGGTTACCCAGGTGGTTCCCGTTTCACTAAATTGTCCATGATGCTTGAAAAACAACCTGAACGTGTTGTTGAAATGGCAGTTCGTGGCATGCTTCCAAAAAACAAATTGGGTGCACAACAATACCGTAAATTAAACGTATACGCTGGCCCTGAGCATCCACATGCAGCTCAAAAACCAGAAGTGTTAGAAATTTCCGTACGATAA
- a CDS encoding MFS transporter, whose protein sequence is MNLENKNSFLLNSALFFSTMGSTATTLGFITYIFNTTHSPFNTGAVTIATLLVGMLLGPFLGILVKEKGLMWSMVVPEIVSGFILLIFIFIDNLYLVYIIAFLIGFNNKILGIARLSFIPNITNDLVKFNALLRSINRFALISGSLLFSVIINYSLTMVFVIDAITYIISAYLLYQLNRNVKIQSYSTISQKTIRQNIYDRIQLLIKGYKLLFLNKKINFIVYLGILARIFYMCIPILLLIFIKDILHLTDSQYGYTQTISRLASFIVFGILAKYFTINLVTSFKKILFPLFLLYGGSIFCIGYIKTIEELYILYSISEILLFTAVVLVHAYIQSIFSQEELTLASGSVSTGFSIGSILSITIFTSLANVLPLHDIFFICGFGIIISTAIIIGYTRLNSKI, encoded by the coding sequence ATGAATCTAGAAAATAAAAACTCATTTCTCTTAAATAGTGCTCTATTTTTTTCAACAATGGGAAGCACTGCAACAACACTAGGCTTTATAACATATATATTTAATACCACCCACAGTCCTTTTAATACAGGGGCAGTTACGATAGCAACATTATTAGTTGGAATGTTATTAGGCCCATTTTTAGGGATACTTGTAAAAGAAAAAGGCTTAATGTGGTCTATGGTAGTTCCTGAAATAGTTTCGGGTTTTATATTATTAATTTTTATTTTCATAGATAACCTTTATCTAGTATATATCATAGCTTTTCTTATAGGTTTTAATAATAAAATTTTAGGAATCGCTAGACTTTCTTTTATACCTAATATTACAAATGATCTAGTCAAATTTAATGCACTGCTCCGGTCTATTAATCGTTTTGCATTGATAAGTGGTTCCTTATTATTTAGCGTTATAATTAATTACTCTTTAACGATGGTATTCGTTATTGATGCAATTACTTATATTATTTCAGCCTACCTACTTTATCAATTAAATAGAAATGTGAAAATACAATCATACTCAACTATCTCCCAAAAAACTATTAGACAAAACATATATGATCGAATTCAACTTTTAATAAAGGGATATAAATTATTATTCCTAAACAAAAAAATTAATTTTATAGTTTATTTGGGTATATTAGCTAGAATATTTTATATGTGTATTCCGATTCTACTATTAATATTTATTAAAGATATCTTACATTTAACTGATAGTCAGTATGGATATACACAAACAATCTCTAGGCTGGCATCATTCATTGTTTTTGGAATTCTTGCTAAATATTTCACCATTAACTTAGTAACGAGTTTTAAAAAGATTTTGTTTCCTCTTTTTTTACTATATGGGGGAAGTATTTTTTGCATAGGTTATATAAAAACAATAGAAGAACTTTATATTCTATATAGCATATCTGAAATATTATTATTTACAGCCGTTGTTTTAGTCCATGCATATATACAATCTATTTTTTCACAGGAAGAGTTAACATTAGCTAGCGGTTCTGTAAGTACAGGTTTTTCTATTGGATCAATATTATCAATAACTATATTTACAAGCTTAGCAAATGTATTACCTTTACATGATATATTTTTTATATGTGGATTTGGAATAATCATAAGCACTGCTATTATAATAGGTTATACTCGATTAAACTCTAAAATTTAA
- the rpsD gene encoding 30S ribosomal protein S4, whose translation MATRREARFKLCRRFGVNVFGHAKALNRVKKDQRQKKMSEYGTQLLEKQKVKAYYNLLERQFVRYYDKAKKMQGVTGQNMLILLEQRLDNLVYRIGFGNSIRQARQMVNHGHILVNGRRVDIPSFSCKPGDVIELREASRDNEMFKTNFQELRSFELPYIEKDLEGFKATFTRLPQREELPIEVNETLIVELYSK comes from the coding sequence ATGGCAACGAGAAGAGAGGCTCGATTCAAACTTTGTCGTCGCTTTGGTGTGAACGTATTCGGTCACGCAAAAGCCTTGAATCGCGTCAAAAAAGACCAACGTCAGAAAAAAATGTCTGAGTATGGCACACAATTATTAGAAAAACAAAAAGTTAAAGCTTACTACAACTTGCTAGAACGCCAGTTCGTACGCTATTATGATAAAGCGAAAAAAATGCAAGGTGTTACAGGTCAAAACATGTTGATCCTTTTGGAACAACGCCTTGATAACCTTGTATATCGCATCGGCTTTGGTAACTCCATTCGTCAAGCTCGTCAAATGGTAAACCATGGCCACATCTTGGTAAACGGTCGTCGCGTAGACATTCCTTCCTTCTCCTGCAAACCAGGCGATGTAATCGAATTGCGCGAAGCATCTCGTGATAACGAAATGTTCAAAACTAACTTCCAAGAACTTCGTTCTTTCGAACTTCCTTACATTGAAAAAGACTTGGAAGGCTTCAAAGCTACTTTCACTCGTCTTCCTCAACGTGAAGAACTTCCTATCGAAGTTAACGAAACACTTATCGTCGAATTGTACTCCAAATAA